Sequence from the Priestia megaterium genome:
CATTCGTTCGAATTTTTTACTCGGTTCATTTAACTTTGAGCGTGTTCAAGCAATGGGCTACTGTTATGTTATGATTCCAGCAATCAAGCGCTTATATGGACCAGGAGCTCAGCGAAATGCAGCATTAAAGCGTCATTTAGAATGGTTCAATACACACCCATGGATTTCCGCACCTATATTTGGCGTCACGGCAGCAATGGAAGAAGAAATGGCAAACAAAAAAGATTTTGATGAAAAAGCTATCAGCGGAATGAAAATTGGATTAATGGGCCCGCTTGCTGGTGTAGGAGACCCTATTTTCTGGGGAACGCTTCGACCAGTTCTCGCAGCCCTAGGCGCATCTCTTGCGTTAGGCGGGAATATTGCCGGGCCACTGCTGTTTTTCATCTTAATTAATGCAATTCGATTAAGTACAAAATATTATGGATTAAAATATGGCTACTTAAAAGGAACAGAAATTTTAAAAGATTTAGTAGGCAATCGAATTCAAAAACTGACGGAAGGTGCATCCATTTTAGGACTCTTCGTAATGGGAGCGCTGGTTTCGAAATGGACCACTATTAATATACCAGTGGTTGTTTCTAGGATCAAAGATGATTCTGGTAAAGTTGTGGTAAAAACCGTGCAAGACGTACTTGATAGTATTCTACCGGGGCTGCTTCCTTTAGCGCTGACTTTATTAGTAGCATGGATGCTTCGAAAAGGTACAAATCCGCTGCTTATTATCTTCGGTATTTTCTTAATTGGTATAGGGGGTTATTGGATCGGCTTTTTAGGGTGATAAATAAGAGGAGTCATCTATTCTTCTAGCATCTGCTGGTGAAAATGTTTTACATAACCAGTATGCAAATAAAGGAGGAAAGGAAGATGAAAAGAACCGTCAGAAAGTTATTGATGATTGGAGTCGCTTGTTCCATAAGCTTGTTTTCTGCATGCCCTGTATTAGCTGATAATACAGGGTATTATCAAGAAAAATACCGGAATCAATTTCATTTTTCTCCAGAAGCGAACTGGATGAACGATCCAAATGGAATGGTCTATTATAACGGAGAGTATCACCTTTTTTATCAGTATTATCCTTACGGTACCACTTGGGGACCTATGCACTGGGGGCATGCAGTTAGTACAGATTTAGTGAAATGGAAACACCTGCCGATTGCTCTTTCTCCAGACGAGAACGGAGAGATCTTTTCAGGAAGTGCCGTTATCGATTGGAATAATACCGCAGGGTTTGGAAAAGAAGCAATGGTAGCTATCTTTACACACTCGGGCAGCAAAGGACAAGTGCAAAGTCTAGCATACAGCAAGGACAGCGGAAGAACGTGGACCAAATATGAAGGAAATCCTGTTATGCCGAATCCCCCAGTTCCTGACTGGCGCGACCCAAAAGTGTTTTGGCACGAACAAACCAAGCAGTGGGTGATGTCTTTAGCAGCTAAAGATAAAATTATGTTTTATACATCACCTGACTTGAAAAATTGGAAATACGCAAGTGAGTTTGGACCTGATGGAGGCATCCAAGCAAACGGTCAAAGCGGTGCCTACTCATATACTTTATCCGAACAAAAAGGTCAATCCTTTACTCTAGAGGGAGAAATTACGCTTGTAGAAAAGAATGGACGCGCAGGCGCAGGCGGTCTTGTTTTTCGTTCTAATAAAGACGCAACAAACGCATATACCGTCAATTTAGATGCTGAAAAGAACCTCTTAACACTTAACAAAGTAGAGAAAGGAAACGTAACGCCCGTTGTTTCAAAGTCGATGAGGCTTGATACATCACAAGCATATCATGTAAAAGTAGAAGCAAACAGTCACTACTTTAAGGTATTGCTAAATGGAAAACAGGTTCTAGAAGGCAGTGATGCATCTTTTGAAAATGGTCAGTTTGGATTAACAGCATGGAATTCCACAGCTGTCTTTCGTCATGTTAAATTTACGAATCAATCTAATTTTATAACCAATCTATCTAACTGGAAACCTGTTACTGGAACGTGGAATGATACTGCTGCTGGAAAACTCGGTAAATCTGACAGTGATGGATATATTATAAGTGAAGAACAGGGTGTCCAGTTCATTTACGAGTCAAATATGACATTTTTAGATGCAAATGGTTCAGGTGCACTACTCTTTCGAGCAGACGCGGAAGCCAAAAACGGATATATAGCTAGCGTGGATGCTTCTAAGGATACAATCAAACTAGTAAAGCTTCAAAATGGCATTTCAACTGTCCTTGCCGAAACAAACGAAAAAATTGATACGAGCAAATCACATCAAGTGAAAATAACTGCATCGGGAAATAAACTTGATTTGCATATAGACGATAAATTCACTCTTACTGCAAAAGATGAAACTTTTTCAAAAGGATTGTTTGGATTACATGTTCATCAATCTTCAGTCCGGTTCCAAGACGTTAACATGACCAAGTTTATTGATACAGATGAAAAGGAAATTAAAAATGAAAGTTTTGAAACAGGCGATCTCACCGGCTGGAAAACGATAAAAGGAAATGCATTCACAAACGATCATATAACGGATGCAACCGCAAATTGGAGCGGTCTCTTTGAACAAAAAGGAAAGTATCATTTATGGGGGTTTTCTGATAAGCAAGATGGCGATAATGCCACTGGAGAATTACATTCATCTTATTTTAAATTGAGCGGCTCAGGTGAAATCAATTTGTTAATGGGAGGCGGAAACGACCCCACAAACCGCTATGTCTCCTTAGTCAGGGCATCTGACGGTAAAGAATTGATTCGTCAAGCGAATACAAAGTTTGCAGATGAAAAGTATCAGCGCTACGTGTGGGATGCTTCTAAGTATAGAGGAGAAGTACTGTACATTAAAGCCGTTGATCAAGCTGTAGGCGGATGGGGGCATATTAATCTAGATGATGTTAATGTATTTAATACAGAAAAAATGCCGGAGAAAGTAGACAGTGTAGCAAAAGAACCGGAGGAAGTTAAACAAAGGGAAGGGGGAGAGCTTTCAGATTGGAATACGGTGTCAGGAGAATGGGTGAATTCAACTCATGGAAGCAACGGAGGCATTTGGGAGTGTCCTACTTTACTCGAACTGCCGGTTGATGGAGACAGCATGAAGAAAAAATGGGTGCTGCAAGTAAGCATTAATGATGGAGCGGCAGCTGGAGGTTCAGGTATGCAGTACTTTGTTGGTGACTTTGATGGGAAAATGTTTAAAAATGAAAATCCACCAGAGGAAGTGCTGTGGACAGATTATGGCGCTGACTTTTATGCTGCTGTAGATTGGAGCGGAGTTGAAGCAGATAACGGAGAAAAGTATTGGCTAGGATGGATGAGTAACTGGCAATATGCAAACAATACCCCAACTACTACTTGGAGAAGCTCTATGTCAAT
This genomic interval carries:
- a CDS encoding mannose/fructose/sorbose PTS transporter subunit IID is translated as MENEKRLTKKDIFSMFIRSNFLLGSFNFERVQAMGYCYVMIPAIKRLYGPGAQRNAALKRHLEWFNTHPWISAPIFGVTAAMEEEMANKKDFDEKAISGMKIGLMGPLAGVGDPIFWGTLRPVLAALGASLALGGNIAGPLLFFILINAIRLSTKYYGLKYGYLKGTEILKDLVGNRIQKLTEGASILGLFVMGALVSKWTTINIPVVVSRIKDDSGKVVVKTVQDVLDSILPGLLPLALTLLVAWMLRKGTNPLLIIFGIFLIGIGGYWIGFLG
- a CDS encoding GH32 C-terminal domain-containing protein, which codes for MKRTVRKLLMIGVACSISLFSACPVLADNTGYYQEKYRNQFHFSPEANWMNDPNGMVYYNGEYHLFYQYYPYGTTWGPMHWGHAVSTDLVKWKHLPIALSPDENGEIFSGSAVIDWNNTAGFGKEAMVAIFTHSGSKGQVQSLAYSKDSGRTWTKYEGNPVMPNPPVPDWRDPKVFWHEQTKQWVMSLAAKDKIMFYTSPDLKNWKYASEFGPDGGIQANGQSGAYSYTLSEQKGQSFTLEGEITLVEKNGRAGAGGLVFRSNKDATNAYTVNLDAEKNLLTLNKVEKGNVTPVVSKSMRLDTSQAYHVKVEANSHYFKVLLNGKQVLEGSDASFENGQFGLTAWNSTAVFRHVKFTNQSNFITNLSNWKPVTGTWNDTAAGKLGKSDSDGYIISEEQGVQFIYESNMTFLDANGSGALLFRADAEAKNGYIASVDASKDTIKLVKLQNGISTVLAETNEKIDTSKSHQVKITASGNKLDLHIDDKFTLTAKDETFSKGLFGLHVHQSSVRFQDVNMTKFIDTDEKEIKNESFETGDLTGWKTIKGNAFTNDHITDATANWSGLFEQKGKYHLWGFSDKQDGDNATGELHSSYFKLSGSGEINLLMGGGNDPTNRYVSLVRASDGKELIRQANTKFADEKYQRYVWDASKYRGEVLYIKAVDQAVGGWGHINLDDVNVFNTEKMPEKVDSVAKEPEEVKQREGGELSDWNTVSGEWVNSTHGSNGGIWECPTLLELPVDGDSMKKKWVLQVSINDGAAAGGSGMQYFVGDFDGKMFKNENPPEEVLWTDYGADFYAAVDWSGVEADNGEKYWLGWMSNWQYANNTPTTTWRSSMSIPRKIELTNTAEGLRLKQIPVSIDSIRNKQEKKVLKNLMVVENKNLLSGIQENKYEIIAEFDVSNIDAQEFGFQIQKEGSENTKVSYNVNKQRLFVDRTNSGSFDFGENVKGKHSASMLPKDGKVKLHMFVDQSSVEVFGNDGTEVITDQLFPTLSSNKIRLYSKGGAVKLNSLKMYPLKSIWNKSPVETNLSGWKSISGLWADTINGKQGRSKEDAFALSSEKAKNFIYEAKIKVLDDPVSNSTGAGALVFRSDEQANNAYAANVDVLNNQVKLIAFRDGIGKDLIIYDDGGKLDLKTNTDYRLKVTAEGEHIQVYLDDKLVIDAVDHTFSEGYAGLNVWNCTSLFNEVKFETVD